One Cucurbita pepo subsp. pepo cultivar mu-cu-16 chromosome LG09, ASM280686v2, whole genome shotgun sequence DNA window includes the following coding sequences:
- the LOC111801844 gene encoding uncharacterized protein LOC111801844 isoform X2, with protein MLSFPYSFSQDVIHLHVRLLQPFLLMYGATWEQQVVSSQSEYWCSRLSSTTWKILTIFKLGSIASSVESVVYEVVQARKGSMLLAFAMLYPFAVPLGRNLAWYDLELLKSNNLIACGFVFSFT; from the exons ATGCTCTCCTTTCCATACAGCTTTTCTCAGGATGTGATACACTTGCATGTGCG GTTATTGCAGCCATTCCTTCTTATGTATGGAGCTACGTGGGAACAGCAAGTAGTCAGTAGTCAGAGTGAGTATTG GTGCTCAAGGTTAAGCTCAACCACTTGGAAAATCCTTACCATATTTAAGCTGGGTTCCATTGCTTCCAG TGTGGAGTCGGTCGTCTATGAGGTTGTTCAGGCTAGAAAAGGAAGTATGTTACTGGCATTTGCAATG CTGTACCCATTTGCAGTACCCCTTGGTAGAAACCTGGCTTGGTATGATCTGGAGCTATTGAAATCAAACAATTTGATAGCTTGTggctttgttttctctttcacaTGA
- the LOC111801844 gene encoding uncharacterized protein LOC111801844 isoform X3, protein MPLLQPFLLMYGATWEQQVVSSQSEYWCSRLSSTTWKILTIFKLGSIASSVESVVYEVVQARKGSMLLAFAMLYPFAVPLGRNLAWYDLELLKSNNLIACGFVFSFT, encoded by the exons GTTATTGCAGCCATTCCTTCTTATGTATGGAGCTACGTGGGAACAGCAAGTAGTCAGTAGTCAGAGTGAGTATTG GTGCTCAAGGTTAAGCTCAACCACTTGGAAAATCCTTACCATATTTAAGCTGGGTTCCATTGCTTCCAG TGTGGAGTCGGTCGTCTATGAGGTTGTTCAGGCTAGAAAAGGAAGTATGTTACTGGCATTTGCAATG CTGTACCCATTTGCAGTACCCCTTGGTAGAAACCTGGCTTGGTATGATCTGGAGCTATTGAAATCAAACAATTTGATAGCTTGTggctttgttttctctttcacaTGA
- the LOC111801844 gene encoding uncharacterized protein LOC111801844 isoform X1 — protein MGDRGKALEVYSNDMDFYSTASEFLCKKHISSSSVGVCADCLKDRLIKLVCSDCGEQRLSSCSCSEISSNRNSCTLEVGSVGRVSFLIENERNGVSLLGLMKPKIEKREEVVLLERSSSSCVEIKKSGFWRIGKFFRKKREKGSGFDEKSDICMVDYMGVSRSRSLCSFRGGGFLGSEDGGDMVVSGGRSSISGARTSSVNGGLVCDSARRSGFSETEPRKSGFESDHRECGNYESDHNGFSLANRRVFSLKESDFNGTDESGFIDFKLDFTSETKPEYSVPKTGIGAGGGLGLGPLSNPNSSFRSTRAFDTAAAHECSRGLSNGGGGSCRITVSDRGIKKGRKSLKALKWLFKHSPNWANATPRKEEDLISQA, from the coding sequence ATGGGAGACAGAGGAAAGGCTCTGGAAGTTTACAGCAACGACATGGACTTCTATTCAACTGCTTCTGAATTCCTCTGTAAGAAACACATTTCCTCTTCCTCTGTTGGAGTATGTGCTGATTGCTTAAAAGATCGGTTGATCAAACTGGTTTGTTCTGATTGTGGCGAGCAGAGGCTCTCCTCTTGCTCCTGCTCTGAAATCTCATCTAATCGAAATTCTTGTACGTTGGAAGTAGGAAGTGTTGGGAGAGTTTCGTTTTTGATAGAGAATGAGAGAAATGGCGTTTCGTTGTTGGGTTTGATGAAGCCCAAGATTGAGAAAAGGGAGGAGGTTGTGCTGCTAGAGAGAAGCAGTAGTAGCTGTGTGGAGATTAAGAAGAGTGGGTTTTGGAGGATCGGGAAATTTTTCAGGAAGAAGAGGGAGAAGGGATCTGGGTTTGATGAAAAGAGTGATATTTGTATGGTTGATTACATGGGTGTGTCCAGGTCTAGATCTCTCTGTAGTTTTCGTGGTGGTGGGTTTCTCGGGTCGGAGGACGGCGGAGACATGGTGGTTTCCGGTGGCCGGAGCTCGATTTCTGGTGCTAGAACTTCGAGTGTTAATGGAGGACTCGTCTGTGATTCCGCTAGAAGAAGTGGATTCAGCGAAACAGAGCCAAGAAAAAGTGGTTTTGAGAGTGATCACAGAGAATGTGGGAATTACGAAAGCGATCATAATGGGTTTAGTTTAGCAAACAGGCGTGTTTTCTCTCTAAAAGAGAGCGATTTTAATGGAACGGACGAATCTGGGTTCATAGATTTCAAGCTGGATTTCACCTCAGAAACAAAGCCAGAGTACTCTGTTCCCAAAACAGGCATCGGAGCCGGAGGAGGATTGGGTTTGGGCCCTCTCTCAAACCCCAACTCTTCATTTAGAAGCACGAGAGCTTTTGACACGGCGGCGGCGCATGAATGCAGCAGAGGGCTGTCCAATGGCGGCGGAGGCTCCTGCAGGATAACTGTGAGTGACAGAGGGATAAAGAAGGGGAGGAAAAGCTTGAAAGCATTGAAATGGCTGTTCAAGCATTCACCAAACTGGGCAAACGCAACACCGAGGAAGGAGGAAGATTTGATATCTCAAGCTTGA
- the LOC111801838 gene encoding proline-rich receptor-like protein kinase PERK9: protein MAAVAPVPNSSPSPASPSTPSTPPPSTPSPLPPQPPSPPPLQSPPPDPSGPSIPTPSPSGQSSPPPPSRQPSATSPPPASGTPPPVTPALSPPPPRTVPPATPPPIPSSAPPPLTPDPTPPSATPPVSSPPPTSSNPPPPNSPPPPVAEPPQTPPPQSSNPPQLSSPPRLPPPPQENPSDNPSPPPTAPVENPPPTPPSAPPETSPQPPASIPPRNSPPPQRLTSPPPPSDPPASSPPPPSDPPASSPPKPSPPASISPPPPSLVSPPVSSKTPTLPPGNPMDDGSGPNGGVNSNSNSNGGINTGSVIAIGVVAGIVVLAIVGFVVWYIRKPRKNDSGRRGYIIPSSMGSSPKSESLMKVHSTLHQDRHGGGTFSPKEFGGLGNSRSFFTYEELFKATNAFSAQNLLGEGGFGSVYKGYLPDGREVAVKELKIGGGQGEQEFKAEVQIIGRVHHRHLVSLVGYCISEHQRLLVYDYVSNNSLYYHLHVKGDDQLVLDWARRIKIAAGAARGIAYLHEDCHPRIIHRDIKSSNILLDENFEARVSDFGLAKLALDAQTHITTRVVGTFGYVAPEYASSGKLTERSDVYSFGVVLLELITGRKAVDASQPMGDESLVEWGRPLLNHALHSQDFERLVDPRLERNYVESEMLKMIGIAAACVRHASAKRPQMGQVVRAFDSLAATDLSNGMRFGESQAFDSGQKSAEIRFFRMLAFGNQDYSSDFYSQGSSNA, encoded by the exons ATGGCGGCCGTAGCACCGGTGCCTAATTCGTCTCCATCACCGGCTTCTCCCTCCACTCCATCTACTCCGCCGCCCAGTACTCCGTCACCGTTGCCACCGCAACCTCCTTCTCCGCCGCCGCTACAATCGCCTCCTCCGGATCCTTCTGGCCCCTCAATTCCGACTCCGTCCCCATCAGGCCAGTcatctcctcctccgccgtctCGTCAACCATCTGCTACTTCACCGCCACCTGCTTCTGGAACTCCGCCCCCTGTAACACCCGCATTGTCTCCTCCGCCGCCTCGGACTGTTCCGCCGGCAACTCCACCACCCATTCCGTCCAGTGCTCCACCCCCGTTAACACCGGATCCCACACCACCATCAGCAACCCCACCAGTAAGCTCCCCTCCACCAACGTCATCTAATCCCCCACCACCAAATTCACCTCCACCTCCTGTAGCAGAGCC tcCTCAAACCCCTCCTCCACAGTCATCAAACCCTCCTCAACTCTCATCTCCGCCACGTCtgccaccaccaccacaagAAAACCCCTCGGATAATCCATCGCCGCCGCCCACAGCCCCAGTTGAGAATCCTCCCCCAACACCACCATCAGCACCTCCAGAAACTTCACCTCAACCCCCAGCGTCAATACCTCCTAGAAACTCACCTCCACCTCAAAGGCTcacttctcctcctcctcccagTGATCCCCCAGCTTCAAGTCCTCCTCCTCCCAGTGACCCCCCAGCTTCAAGTCCTCCCAAGCCATCGCCGCCCGCATCAATTTCGCCTCCTCCACCATCCCTTGTTTCTCCTCCAGTATCGTCTAAAACCCCAACATTGCCGCCAGGAAATCCCATGGACGATGGTTCGGGTCCTAATGGCGGAGTAAACTCGAATTCGAACAGCAATGGAGGAATAAATACTGGGAGTGTGATTGCAATTGGTGTAGTGGCTGGAATTGTAGTGCTTGCCATAGTTGGTTTTGTTGTATGGTACATCAGGAAGCCAAGAAAAAATGATTCTGGTCGTAGGGGTTACATTATACCATCTTCTATGGGCTCCTCACCTAAGTCAG AATCCCTTATGAAGGTCCATTCCACACTTCACCAAGACAGACATGGTGGTGGAACATTCTCTCCAAAAGAGTTTGGTGGGTTGGGCAATTCAAGGTCATTCTTTACATATGAAGAACTTTTCAAAGCAACAAATGCATTTTCTGCTCAGAATCTTTTGGGAGAAGGTGGATTTGGTTCTGTTTATAAAGGATATCTACCAGATGGAAGAGAGGTTGCAGTGAAGGAGCTAAAGATTGGTGGTGGTCAGGGTGAGCAGGAATTCAAAGCTGAAGTCCAGATAATTGGTCGCGTACACCACCGCCATTTGGTTTCTCTTGTGGGCTACTGCATTTCAGAGCATCAGAGGTTGCTGGTTTATGATTATGTGTCTAACAATTCCCTTTACTACCATCTTCATGTTAAAG GGGACGACCAGCTCGTTCTGGACTGGGCAAGACGCATTAAGATTGCAGCTGGGGCAGCCCGGGGAATAGCTTATCTTCATGAAGACT GCCATCCTCGAATTATCCACCGTGATATCAAATCTTCAAACATTCTTctagatgaaaattttgaagctcgG GTTTCAGACTTCGGGCTGGCTAAATTAGCTCTTGATGCACAGACTCATATAACCACTCGTGTCGTGGGAACTTTCGG ATATGTTGCCCCTGAATATGCATCGAGTGGGAAGTTAACTGAGAGATCGGATGTATATTCTTTTGGAGTCGTACTTCTCGAGCTGATTACTGGTCGAAAGGCCGTTGATGCATCCCAACCGATGGGGGACGAGAGCCTTGTTGAATGG GGTCGGCCTTTACTAAACCATGCGCTCCACAGCCAAGATTTTGAAAGGTTGGTGGACCCAAGGCTTGAAAGGAACTATGTTGAGAGTGAAATGTTGAAGATGATAGGAATAGCTGCTGCTTGCGTTCGGCATGCGTCCGCAAAGAGACCACAGATGGGACAG GTTGTTCGAGCTTTTGATAGTTTAGCTGCAACAGATTTAAGTAATGGAATGAGATTCGGGGAGAGTCAAGCCTTCGACTCCGGTCAAAAGTCTGCTGAGATTAGGTTTTTCCGAATGCTGGCATTTGGAAACCAAGATTACAGCTCAGACTTTTATAGCCAAGGTAGCTCAAATGCCTGA
- the LOC111801847 gene encoding uncharacterized protein LOC111801847 produces the protein MAVAGFSSSAPLLPIFNGEKYEWWSIKMKTLLRSQELWDLVEHGFVDLLEPTIEEKERLRETKKNDAKALFIIQQAVHEIIFSRIAAATTSKQAWSILQKEFQGDSKVIIVKLQSLRRDFETLLMTNGESIADFLSRTMAIVSQMRTYGEKISDETIVAKVLRSLTPKFDHVVAAIEEAKDLSILSVDELLGSLQAHEARINRASERNEEKALQVKETTNNENNERENIHLAGRSRGRGGFRSFHGGRDNRGRWRSDGQRQFNEQRNVIQCYHCRRHQILIQRA, from the exons atggcagtagctggtttttcttcctctgcacCGTTGTTACCAATCTTTAATGGTGAGAAATATGAGTGGTGgagcatcaagatgaagacctTGCTCAGATCGCAGGAGCTATGGGACTTGGTGGAGCACGGGTTTGTTGATCTATTAGAACccacaatagaagaaaaggagagactaagagaaaccaagaaaaacgaTGCCAAGGCTCTATTCATTATTCAGCAAGCAGTTCATGAGATTATCTTTTCACGAATTGCAGCAGCAACCACATCAAAGCAGGCATGGTCAATTCTACAGAAAGAGTTTCAGGGAGATTCAAAAGTCATAATAGTGAAATTGCAATCTCTAAGAcgtgattttgaaactctGCTCATGACGAATGGCGAATCAATTGCTGATTTTTTGTCCAGAACAATGGCAATAGTCAGTCAGATGCGCacctatggagagaaaatttcagacGAAACAATTGTTGCAAAGGTGTTGAGAAGCTTAACTCCAAAGTTTGACCATGTGGTGGCTGCCATAGAAGAAGCTAAGGATCTATCCATACTCTCCGTTGATGAACTGCTGGGCTCACTTCAGGCTCATGAGGCAAGAATCAATAGAGCATCAGAAAGGAACGAAGAAAAGGCACTACAAGTGAAGGAGACAACCAACAACGAAAAcaacgaaagagaaaatattcatttagcaggtagaagtcgtggaagaggaggatttcGCAGCTTCCATGGTGGTCGTGATAACAGGGGTAGATGGAGAAGTGATGGACAGAGACAATTCAATGAACAAAGGAATGTCATACAATGTTACCATTGTAGAAG GCACCAAATCCTTATTCAAAGAGCTTGA
- the LOC111801836 gene encoding putative phospholipid-transporting ATPase 9 isoform X2 has translation MSGGRRRKLHFSKIYSFACGKASLKDDHSQIGGPGFSRVVFCNEAECIEAEIRNYVDNHVSTTKYTLATFLPKSLFEQFRRVANFFFLVTGILAFTPLAPYTAVSAILPLIIVISATMIKEGIEDWRRKKQDIQVNTRKVKVHQGNGVFAHTEWKTLRVGNVVRVEKDEFFPADIILLSSSYEDAVCYVETMNLDGETNLKLKQALEVTSRMNEDSIFKSFKAIIKCEDPNANLYSFVGSMELEEQQYPLSPQQLLLRDSKLRNTDYIYGVVVFTGRDTKVFQNSTDPPSKRSKVERKMDQIIYFLFGLLFLLALIGSIFFGFVTGDDLNNGKMKRWYLRPDDAEVFYDSKRAPLAAIFHFLTALMLYNYFIPISLYVSIEIVKVLQSIFINQDINMYYEEANKPARARTSNLNEELGQVDTVLSDKTGTLTCNSMEFIKCSVAGTAYGRGFTEVERAIGGLKNSPLYEAVNGGNQQEDVTKKTSHVKGFNFQDDRIMNGNWVYEPNANVIQMFFRLLATCHTAIPEINEHSGEVSYEAESPDEAAFVIAARELGFEFYKRTQSSISLHEFEPSLGKKVDRTYKLLHVLEFNSTRKRMSVIIRNDEGKIILFCKGADSVMFERLGKNGREFEERTKEHVSEYADAGLRTLILAYRELDEEEYREFHHKFTMAKTSVDADRESLIDKLTDKIEKNLILLGATAVEDKLQNGVPECIDRLAQAGIKIWVLTGDKMETAINIGFACSLLREDMKQIVITLESSEIQAIEKSGDKASIIKASRQCVRDQITRGRAQINSSSGSSEAFALIIDGKSLSYALEDSMKASFLDLTIRCASVICCRSSPKQKALVTRLVKTGTRKTTLAIGDGANDVGMLQEADIGVGISGAEGMQAVMSSDVAIAQFKYLERLLLVHGHWCYRRISSMICYFFYKNITFGFTIFLYEAFTSFSGEPVYNDWFLSLYNVFFSSLPVVALGVFDQDVSARLCLQFPLLYQQGVQNVHFSWLRILSWMFNGLCSAVIIFFLCTGALEHQAFNSDGKPAGREILGATMYSCVVWVVNLQMALAVSYFTLIQHLFIWGSISIWYIFLLIYESMTPTLSTNAYKIFTEVLAPGPSYWLVLFFVVISTLIPYFSYSALQMRFFPMYHQMILWIRNEGQLDNQEYCNMLWKYKFRSTSVGSTARLAAKRNNSKPRNQTYI, from the exons ATGAGCGGTGGCAGAAGGAGGAAGCTGCATTTTAGCAAGATCTACTCGTTTGCGTGTGGGAAAGCTTCTTTGAAAGATGATCACTCACAAATTGGGGGTCCTGGGTTTTCTCGAGTGGTGTTCTGTAATGAAGCTGAGTGTATTGAGGCTGAAATACGTAACTATGTTGATAATCATGTTAGTACCACTAAGTATACTTTGGCTACTTTCTTGCCTAAGTCATTGTTTGAGCAATTCAGGAGGGTGgctaatttcttctttttagttACTGGGATTCTTGCTTTTACTCCTCTTGCTCCTTACACAGCCGTCAGTGCAATTCTTCCTCTTATTATTGTCATTTCAGCTACTATGATCAAGGAAGGTATTGAAGATTGGAGGCGGAAGAAACAG GACATTCAGGTCAACACTAGAAAGGTTAAAGTGCATCAAGGTAATGGAGTTTTTGCTCATACAGAGTGGAAAACTTTGAGGGTGGGTAATGTAGTGAGAGTGGAAAAGGATGAATTCTTTCCAGCAGATATCATCTTGCTTTCATCCAGTTACGAGGATGCCGTCTGCTATGTCGAGACAATGAACCTCGACGGTGAGacaaatttgaaactaaaacAAGCATTGGAGGTAACTTCGCGTATGAACGAGGATTCGATCTTCAAAAGCTTTAAGGCTATCATAAAATGTGAGGATCCAAATGCAAATTTATACAGTTTTGTTGGAAGTATGGAGTTGGAAGAGCAACAATATCCGCTATCACCTCAACAACTACTCCTTCGAGACTCGAAACTCCGGAATACAGATTATATATATGGGGTTGTTGTCTTTACGGGTCGCgacacaaaggtttttcaaaattctactGACCCGCCTTCGAAAAGAAGCAAAGTCGAGAGGAAAATGGATcaaattatatactttttgtTTGGTCTTCTGTTCTTGCTTGCTCTTATAGGATCTATCTTTTTTGGCTTTGTGACTGGCGATGATTTGAACAATGGGAAAATGAAGAGATGGTATCTCAGGCCTGATGATGCTGAAGTTTTCTATGATTCAAAAAGAGCTCCATTAGCtgcaattttccattttcttacAGCACTGATGTTGTATAACTACTTCATTCCGATATCACTCTACGTGTCGATAGAGATCGTGAAAGTTCTTCAGAGCATATTCATCAATCAAGATATTAATATGTACTACGAAGAAGCTAATAAGCCTGCACGTGCTCGCACCTCGAATTTGAATGAAGAACTTGGTCAAGTTGATACAGTACTTTCTGACAAGACGGGAACCCTGACGTGTAATTCAATGGAGTTCATCAAGTGTTCAGTGGCCGGGACGGCTTATGGTCGTGGTTTCACAGAGGTCGAAAGGGCCATTGGTGGACTGAAGAATTCACCATTGTATGAAGCTGTAAATGGGGGGAATCAACAAGAGGATGTCACTAAGAAAACTTCACATGTCAAGGGCTTTAACTTTCAAGATGATAGAATTATGAATGGGAACTGGGTTTATGAGCCTAATGCAAATGTCATCCAAATGTTTTTTCGTCTTCTTGCCACTTGTCATACGGCGATACCTGAAATCAACGAGCACAGTGGCGAGGTGTCTTATGAGGCCGAATCACCGGATGAAGCAGCGTTTGTGATTGCAGCTAGGGAGCTAGGCTTTGAGTTCTATAAAAGAACACAGTCAAGCATATCACTCCATGAGTTTGAACCTTCATTAGGCAAGAAAGTTGATAG AACATATAAACTGTTGCATGTTTTGGAGTTCAATAGCACGAGAAAGCGGATGTCTGTCATAATAAGAAACGACGAggggaaaataatattattctgTAAAGGTGCAGACAG TGTCATGTTTGAAAGGCTTGGAAAGAATGGAAGGGAGTTTGAAGAGAGGACTAAGGAACATGTCAGCGAGTACGCCGATGCAGGCTTGAGGACTTTGATACTCGCCTACCGTGAGCTTGACGAGGAAGAATACAGAGAATTTCATCATAAGTTCACTATGGCCAAAACCTCAGTTGATGCAGATAGAGAATCATTGATTGATAAACTTAcagacaaaattgaaaagaatctAATTCTTCTTGGTGCCACTGCTGTTGAGGACAAGCTTCAAAATGGG GTTCCCGAGTGCATCGACAGGCTCGCTCAGGCGGGAATTAAGATCTGGGTTTTGACGGGCGACAAAATGGAGACTGCCATAAATATTGG TTTTGCCTGTAGCTTACTAAGAGAAGATATGAAGCAGATTGTCATTACTCTGGAGTCATCAGAAATTCAGGCAATAGAGAAGTCAGGGGATAAGGCTTCCATCATCAAG GCGTCGAGGCAATGTGTTCGTGATCAGATTACTCGAGGGAGAGCTCAGATCAATTCATCAAGTGGGTCATCTGAAGCATTTGCATTAATCATTGATGGAAAATCGCTTTCTTATGCTTTAGAGGACAGTATGAAGGCATCGTTTCTCGATCTAACGATACGTTGCGCTTCTGTTATTTGCTGCCGTTCATCTCCAAAACAGAAGGCATTG GTAACAAGGTTGGTTAAAACTGGAACACGAAAAACAACTTTAGCTATCGGCGATGGTGCTAACGATGTAGGAATGCTTCAAGAAGCGGATATTGGAGTCGGAATTAGTGGTGCTGAAGGAATGCAG GCCGTTATGTCGAGCGACGTTGCGATTGCTcagtttaaatatttagagcGCCTGCTTCTCGTGCATGGACATTGGTGCTACAGAAGGATATCATCAATG ATTTGCTACTTCTTCTATAAGAATATTACTTTTGGTTTTACCATATTCTTATACGAAGCATTCACATCATTCTCTGGGGAACCTGTATATAATGATTGGTTTTTATCACTTTACAACGTTTTCTTCTCGTCGCTTCCAGTCGTTGCTTTGGGAGTCTTCGATCAGGACGTATCTGCACGGCTCTGCCTCCAG TTTCCTCTCTTATACCAACAAGGGGTGCAGAATGTTCATTTCAGCTGGCTCCGAATACTCAGTTGGATGTTTAATGGATTGTGCAGTGCTGtgatcattttcttcctttgcaCTGGCGCACTTGAGCATCAGGCATTCAACTCCGATGGGAAACCTGCAGGGCGGGAAATTCTGGGTGCGACGATGTACTCTTGTGTCGTTTGGGTTGTGAACTTGCAAATGGCGCTCGCTGTTAGCTACTTCACCTTGATACAACATCTTTTCATCTGGGGTTCCATTTCAATTTGGTACATTTTTCTCCTGATTTATGAGTCCATGACCCCCACCCTTTCAACCAATGCTTACAAGATCTTCACTGAAGTCCTTGCCCCTGGCCCTTCCTACTGGCttgtccttttctttgtgGTGATCTCGACACTCATTCCTTACTTCTCCTACTCAGCATTACAGATGAGGTTCTTTCCCATGTATCATCAAATGATTTTATGGATTAGAAATGAAGGGCAACTAGACAACCAGGAGTACTGTAATATGTTGTGGAAGTACAAATTCCGATCGACGAGTGTAGGTTCCACAGCACGGTTAGCAGCCAAAAGGAACAACTCAAAACCAAGAAACCAGACTTATATTTGA